In a single window of the Cucumis melo cultivar AY chromosome 11, USDA_Cmelo_AY_1.0, whole genome shotgun sequence genome:
- the LOC103497889 gene encoding classical arabinogalactan protein 25, translating into MASFWYCSAVIMVFMASPLLALPSVPNPKPSSPFQELSPEIAPLLPSTGDKIPSATGSSIPTIPSNPSPPNPDDFEALGPDSSALSPFGLPGSFAPPNSLPCYSNWLLLLLNGLALLAFSMHLH; encoded by the coding sequence ATGGCCTCCTTTTGGTATTGTTCAGCAGTCATTATGGTTTTCATGGCCTCGCCATTGCTTGCTTTACCATCTGTACCCAATCCAAAACCCAGCTCGCCTTTCCAAGAACTCTCCCCTGAAATTGCTCCATTATTGCCTTCTACTGGTGATAAGATTCCCTCTGCAACTGGTTCTTCTATTCCCACCATTCCTTCCAACCCCAGCCCCCCAAATCCAGATGACTTCGAAGCTCTTGGCCCTGATTCCTCTGCCCTTTCGCCATTTGGCCTCCCAGGTTCCTTTGCACCTCCTAATTCCTTGCCTTGCTATTCAAAttggcttcttcttcttctcaatgGCTTAGCACTACTTGCCTTCTCTATGCACTTACATTGA
- the LOC103497888 gene encoding acyl carrier protein 1, chloroplastic-like, translating into MFSIAGSSVSMPSVSASFNQSQVTSGQISGLKLVPAPLGKAIFPLRRNYRQGSLQVCCAAKPETVNKVVEIVRKQLALNEDSKVDGESKFIDLGADSLDTVEIVMGLEEEFKISVEEESAQSITTVQEAADLIEDLISKDSA; encoded by the exons ATGTTCTCCATCGCCGGATCTTCGGTTTCCATGCCTTCTGTATCAGCTTCGTTCAATCAAAGCCAG GTGACTAGCGGCCAAATCTCAGGTTTGAAATTAGTTCCCGCGCCTTTAGGCAAGGCCATTTTTCCCTTGCGAAGGAACTACAGGCAGGGAAGCCTTCAGGTTTGCTGTGCG GCAAAACCAGAGACAGTGAACAAGGTGGTTGAAATTGTGAGGAAACAGCTAGCTTTAAATGAAGATTCTAAGGTCGATGGAGAATCTAAGTTTATTGACCTCGGTGCTGATTCTCTTGATACG GTTGAGATAGTGATGGGACTTGAAGAGGAATTTAAGATCAGCGTTGAGGAAGAGAGTGCCCAAAGCATCACTACCGTCCAGGAGGCTGCCGACCTCATTGAGGACCTCATTTCTAAGGATTCTGCCtaa